From a single Rutidosis leptorrhynchoides isolate AG116_Rl617_1_P2 chromosome 5, CSIRO_AGI_Rlap_v1, whole genome shotgun sequence genomic region:
- the LOC139849221 gene encoding protein DETOXIFICATION 10-like, whose product MEVAGRPEKETWEDFSSELKKVSVIAAPMVLVALLQYVMQMMAVVMVLHIDRLSLSSVAIATSFTNITGFSLLSGLVGGLETLCGQACGAKQYNKIGVYTGTAIISLLLICIPVSISWCFLDKFLILMGKDPLITLEACKYAIYLIPSLFCFAILKPLMRSLQSQSLISPLLVSSILALCLHIPLCWTFVLKLKMGSVGAAMAFNLANVFYLMLIVLYVKFASVCENTFVSFTNDALFGIKEFLWLAVPSAIMICLKWWSLELLLLISDMLPNPTLETTVLSISLTMSTLHFNIPYGLGAAASSRVSNEIGAGNLSAARQAVRAVMFLAISEAILVSRTLFSFAHFFGNDHTNRTQVVSYVVSMTPFISISFITDSLDAATAGIARGGGWQHIGAYVNLVAFNLFGIPLAFVLGLPLHLKAKGLWIGIMIGSVIQATHMSLITGLTDWRKQAMKVEERLKNTSSLVDKDINIKE is encoded by the exons atggaaGTGGCTGGAAGGCCAGAAAAGGAAACATGGGAGGATTTTAGCAGCGAGCTAAAGAAGGTAAGTGTAATCGCGGCACCAATGGTTTTAGTTGCACTGTTGCAGTATGTGATGCAAATGATGGCAGTCGTAATGGTGTTGCATATTGATCGACTATCACTTTCTAGTGTCGCAATTGCAACCTCCTTCACAAATATCACTGGTTTCAGCCTTCTT TCAGGACTTGTGGGAGGCCTAGAGACCCTTTGTGGCCAAGCTTGTGGAGCCAAACAATACAACAAAATCGGTGTCTACACTGGCACTGCCATAATCTCATTGCTCTTAATTTGCATCCCAGTTTCCATATCATGGTGCTTTCTTGACAAATTCTTGATTCTAATGGGCAAAGACCCTTTAATCACACTAGAAGCTTGCAAATACGCAATTTACCTCATTCCGTCCCTGTTTTGTTTTGCAATTCTTAAGCCTCTCATGAGATCACTTCAGTCCCAGAGCTTGATTTCACCGTTGCTAGTGAGCTCTATACTTGCTTTATGTCTTCATATTCCTCTTTGTTGGACTTTCGTGCTCAAGTTGAAGATGGGAAGCGTTGGTGCTGCAATGGCTTTTAATTTGGCCAACGTTTTTTACTTGATGTTGATCGTTTTGTATGTCAAATTCGCATCAGTGTGTGAAAATACTTTTGTGAGCTTCACCAACGATGCGCTTTTTGGTATCAAAGAATTCTTATGGCTTGCTGTTCCTTCAGCGATTATGATTTG TCTCAAATGGTGGTCACTTGAACTTCTTCTTTTGATCTCTGACATGTTACCAAATCCGACGCTTGAAACTACAGTTCTTTCAATAAG ctTAACCATGTCCACATTGCACTTCAACATACCATATGGACTCGGGGCGGCTGCAAG CAGTCGTGTTTCAAATGAGATAGGGGCTGGGAACTTGTCAGCTGCTCGACAAGCTGTTCGCGCAGTGATGTTTCTAGCTATTTCAGAAGCCATTTTGGTAAGTAGGACACTTTTCAGTTTCGCCCATTTCTTTGGAAATGATCATACAAACCGAACACAAGTGGTGAGTTATGTCGTATCAATGACTCCTTTTATATCCATCTCATTTATCACAGATAGCCTTGATGCTGCAACTGCAG GAATTGCAAGGGGCGGTGGGTGGCAACATATAGGAGCTTATGTGAATCTGGTTGCATTTAATTTGTTTGGGATCCCTTTAGCTTTTGTACTGGGGTTGCCTTTACATTTGAAAGCAAAGGGACTTTGGATTGGGATCATGATAGGATCGGTAATCCAGGCTACACATATGTCGCTAATAACTGGACTCACTGATTGGCGAAAACAG GCAATGAAGGTGGAGGAAAGATTGAAAAACACGTCATCATTGGTAGATAAGGATATAAACATTAAAGAATGA